A stretch of Oncorhynchus mykiss isolate Arlee chromosome 26, USDA_OmykA_1.1, whole genome shotgun sequence DNA encodes these proteins:
- the LOC110513925 gene encoding kelch repeat and BTB domain-containing protein 13-like — protein MQMCCLNTSVEAMEPSSCPGSGTDSDKPALGKSLDSGMDSLKVRVDGSVFVVNKALLEQHCEYFRALFQSGMRECQQDEVHLQGLSARGFVLALRVLDGDRPILGGDEIVEAIECATFLQVESVTKHLTNIINSENCLLMYHTAATYGLWDLSHQAALFIKDMYSDLKEDVVSTLPEDLVEYVESLIPSRYVTVCSHSPTVEQLQDCQRTVCYLDDEDREWKVLSHLPLNTSTTMAGVTMLDNKLYIIGGVHDLSKKVVDSGFCYDPESDSWSTISSPQQPRYNFTLVGHEGCLYAIGGEFDRKSMALVEKYSVSTATWRFAANLPCRAANVASTKAMSRIFICLWKPKGVTEIHEYVPERDQWVLVTTLVRDQSYGHCMVGHRDNLYVMRNGPCEDFLMCVMDCYNLTTGQWTALPGQYANSKGALFTSVVRGDSVFTLNRMRTTEFAVEEHRWKTKRETKGFGRIGSMYTFLMRLPKAKTVGNTEVLTDGLEFGNRIDHRRRDSLLQCFD, from the coding sequence ATGCAAATGTGCTGTTTGAACACTTCAGTTGAGGCGATGGAGCCAAGCAGCTGCCCTGGCTCAGGGACCGACAGTGACAAGCCTGCCCTCGGCAAGTCTTTGGACTCAGGGATGGACAGCCTGAAAGTGAGAGTTGACGGGAGCGTTTTTGTGGTGAACAAAGCCCTACTCGAGCAGCACTGTGAGTACTTCCGAGCCCTCTTCCAGTCGGGAATGCGGGAATGCCAACAGGATGAGGTCCATCTGCAAGGGCTGAGCGCCCGGGGATTTGTGTTGGCGCTCCGGGTCCTGGACGGGGATCGCCCCATCCTGGGTGGTGACGAGATTGTGGAAGCCATAGAGTGTGCCACCTTTCTACAGGTGGAGTCTGTGACAAAGCACCTGACCAATATCATCAACTCAGAGAACTGCTTGTTGATGTACCACACGGCTGCGACCTACGGTTTATGGGATCTGTCCCATCAAGCTGCTTTATTCATTAAAGACATGTACTCGGACCTGAAGGAAGATGTTGTGAGCACCTTACCAGAAGACCTAGTGGAGTACGTTGAGTCTCTCATCCCCAGTCGGTACGTCACAGTCTGCAGCCACTCTCCTACCGTCGAGCAGCTCCAGGACTGTCAGAGGACGGTCTGCTACCTGGATGACGAAGATAGAGAATGGAAGGTGCTGAGTCACCTACCCCTAAACACAAGCACCACTATGGCAGGTGTGACCATGCTAGACAACAAGCTGTACATTATAGGAGGCGTCCACGACCTCAGCAAGAAAGTTGTGGACTCTGGCTTCTGCTACGACCCAGAGAGTGACTCCTGGTCCACTATTTCCAGTCCCCAGCAGCCACGCTACAACTTTACGTTAGTGGGCCACGAAGGCTGCCTCTACGCCATCGGTGGGGAGTTCGACCGGAAGTCCATGGCGTTGGTGGAGAAGTACAGTGTCTCCACAGCCACCTGGCGCTTCGCCGCTAATCTCCCCTGCAGAGCCGCCAACGTGGCCTCCACCAAAGCCATGAGCCGCATCTTCATCTGCCTCTGGAAACCCAAGGGCGTTACGGAGATCCACGAGTACGTCCCCGAGAGGGACCAATGGGTCCTGGTCACCACACTAGTCCGTGACCAGAGCTATGGCCACTGCATGGTGGGTCACAGGGACAATTTGTATGTCATGCGCAACGGGCCCTGCGAAGACTTCCTGATGTGCGTGATGGACTGCTACAACCTGACTACGGGTCAGTGGACAGCCTTGCCGGGGCAATACGCAAACAGTAAAGGAGCCCTGTTCACATCGGTAGTAAGAGGGGACTCAGTGTTCACACTCAACCGCATGAGGACCACAGAGTTCGCCGTGGAGGAGCACAGATGGAAAACCAAGAGAGAGACCAAGGGCTTCGGGCGAATCGGCTCCATGTACACATTTCTCATGAGACTGCCCAAGGCCAAGACTGTGGGAAACACTGAGGTGTTGACGGACGGGCTGGAGTTTGGGAATCGGATCGACCACAGACGCAGAGACTCTCTGCTACAATGCTTTGACTGA
- the ubap1lb gene encoding ubiquitin-associated protein 1-like — MSCLDEVPFKTLLGSLEGPREEVELIAAPDITVPDYLTILQETEYMFSLENWVLQGLQGGYPSQPQPSGPRSPSEVLPSSPPYWHLFSSPQESRLASRHSSDFWEPNPRQRSHSLNQVDMRTRVKFVISDSEEEEECSSSGSGYRSDQRVPGVRNPRQTCTPNVLNLPVSQSGLVTNQRRKNLRQYSLSVLETPRECIQGTPCPPGGPKPPSSSSLPRHPLTRANTEIIPSIRHHKPTHPSLSPYFCLPALPSVTSRPLGSHAASVLDSSVELLSALSPEERELLQAITERGYPLHTAIIALQKTGQQSLEQILRYLVACDRLCERGYDEAQVEEALEMFQNCETKAEEFLHLLAQFNEMGFQQNAIKEVLLVHENHRERALEELMMRVA; from the exons ATGTCCTGTTTGGATGAGGTTCCTTTTAAGACCCTTCTGGGATCTCTGGAGGGACCCAGGGAAGAGGTGGAGCTGATTGCTGCCCCAGACATCACTGTCCCAGACTATCTCACCATACTGCAGGAGACAGAG TACATGTTCAGCTTGGAGAACTGGGTGCTCCAGGGCCTCCAGGGAGGTTACCCCAGCCAGCCCCAACCCTCCGGCCCCAGATCCCCATCCGAGGTGCTCCCCTCCAGCCCACCCTACTGGCATCTCTTCAGCAGCCCCCAGGAGAGCCGCCTGGCCAGCCGACACAGCTCTGACTTCTGGGAGCCCAACCCCCGCCAGCGCTCCCACAGCCTGAACCAGGTTGACATGCGCACCCGGGTTAAGTTCGTCATCTCCGActccgaggaggaagaggagtgctCTTCGTCTGGTTCAGGGTACAGGTCGGATCAGCGTGTTCCTGGGGTGAGGAACCCACGGCAGACCTGCACCCCTAACGTCCTGAACCTACCTGTCTCTCAGAGTGGTCTGGTGACCAACCAGCGTAGGAAGAACCTCCGCCAGTACTCGCTGTCTGTTCTGGAGACCCCCAGAGAGTGTATCCAGGGGACCCCCTGCCCCCCTGGAGGACCCAAGCCACCGTCCTCCTCATCCCTACCCAGACACCCATTGACCAGGGCCAACACAGAGATTATCCCCTCCATCAGACACCACAAGCCAACACATCCG TCCCTGAGTCCGTACTTCTGCCTGCCGGCCCTTCCCTCTGTGACCTCACGACCCCTGGGTTCCCACGCCGCGTCAGTACTGGACTCCTCGGTGGAGCTGCTGTCCGCGCTGAGCCCCGAAGAGAGAGAGCTGCTGCAAGCCATCACTGAAAGGGGCTATCCGCTCCACACCGCCATCATCGCCCTACAGAAGACCGGCCAGCAGAGCCTAGAACAG ATCCTGCGCTATCTGGTGGCCTGTGACAGACTGTGTGAGCGGGGCTACGACGAGGCTCAGGTGGAAGAGGCTCTGGAGATGTTTCAGAACTGTGAGACTAAG gcTGAGGAGTTTCTTCACCTGCTGGCTCAGTTCAATGAGATGGGCTTCCAGCAGAACGCTATCAAAGAGGTTCTGTTAGTCCACGAGAACCATCGCGAGAGGGCCCTGGAAGAGCTGATGATGCGTGTGGCATGA